In a genomic window of Atribacterota bacterium:
- a CDS encoding Gfo/Idh/MocA family oxidoreductase, which yields MSIPRLAVLGLSHGFKFVHRLMNCNFAKLVAVADLNVEKALKSYSVDQSEVNEKSKLLNSDIKIFKEYKDLLKKMGKELDGIIAALPNDLHVEVTREAAKYGIPLLLEKPIASTLPEGEEITGMVEDSQIKFMVAHHRRFSKIIQRTREAVQQGELGEIVGANMLWVAKKPDHYFESSWRIDRKYGGPLLINTIHDIDDLRYIIGDIEEIQAYITNKYRGNEVEDTGVINIKFKNGALANVFLTDTCPSPWFYEACTQEYSFFYPSLYDCYLFFGKKASLAFPSLTLFSYQKEFGEGWHRPLKKQTLLVERFDVLEEELKHFCELIAGKAKAKISASDALETLRAIDAIKRSSESRKSVRL from the coding sequence ATGTCCATACCAAGATTAGCAGTGCTGGGGCTTTCTCATGGATTTAAGTTTGTACATAGATTGATGAATTGTAATTTTGCTAAACTCGTTGCAGTGGCTGATTTAAATGTGGAGAAAGCCTTAAAATCATATAGTGTAGACCAATCAGAAGTAAATGAGAAGTCTAAATTATTAAATTCAGATATTAAAATCTTTAAAGAATACAAAGATCTGTTAAAGAAGATGGGAAAGGAATTAGATGGGATAATTGCTGCTTTACCTAATGACTTACATGTAGAGGTTACCCGGGAAGCAGCTAAATATGGGATTCCTTTGCTGTTGGAAAAGCCTATAGCCAGTACTCTCCCGGAAGGGGAGGAGATAACGGGAATGGTAGAGGATTCTCAAATTAAATTTATGGTTGCTCATCATAGAAGATTTTCTAAAATTATCCAGCGAACTAGAGAGGCAGTGCAACAAGGAGAATTAGGAGAGATTGTTGGTGCTAATATGCTCTGGGTAGCGAAAAAACCTGACCATTATTTTGAAAGTTCCTGGCGAATAGATAGAAAATATGGTGGCCCGCTGTTAATCAATACCATTCATGATATAGATGACCTTCGATACATCATTGGAGATATTGAGGAAATTCAAGCCTATATCACCAATAAGTACCGGGGCAATGAGGTTGAAGATACGGGCGTGATAAATATCAAATTTAAAAATGGTGCCCTGGCAAATGTGTTTTTAACAGATACCTGTCCCTCTCCCTGGTTTTACGAAGCCTGTACTCAGGAATATTCCTTCTTCTATCCGAGTCTTTATGATTGTTACTTATTCTTTGGTAAGAAGGCTAGCCTTGCCTTTCCCTCTCTGACCCTATTCTCTTACCAAAAAGAATTTGGAGAAGGATGGCATAGACCATTAAAAAAACAGACCCTTTTAGTTGAACGTTTTGATGTTCTGGAGGAAGAATTAAAGCATTTCTGTGAGCTAATAGCAGGGAAAGCAAAAGCTAAAATATCTGCCTCTGACGCCCTGGAGACGCTCAGGGCAATAGATGCTATTAAAAGGTCTTCAGAAAGTAGAAAAAGTGTTAGATTATAA
- a CDS encoding alcohol dehydrogenase catalytic domain-containing protein — MKALVKYSEEANAYEVRDVDKPKVGSNDVLVQMKATAICGTDLSLLENKYKGKKPVPIPIIPGHEGVGIITETGKGVKNFQAGDRVAFEALQGCGQCPDCKLGNKNMCQYWEHLGLTCNGTFAEYILVPSELVHKLPDNISFKNSSCLAPMGLTVRSLANVKPVLGDTAAIIGPGKIGLFHLQALKASGVTEVYVIGLDRDKKRFEIAKRLGANFIINADKEDPLKKVMDLTRGRGADMVIETAHSPQCFSLAIELAAPKARVSTFGLYLEATIAPIQVIRKGLTICGDVALLTKHFIRAIRWVEIGKVLAEPVITRSFPLEEAEEAIRVFKKGTEGAVILEN; from the coding sequence ATGAAGGCATTAGTGAAATACAGTGAAGAAGCTAACGCTTATGAGGTAAGAGACGTAGATAAACCCAAAGTTGGTAGTAACGATGTCTTGGTTCAGATGAAAGCGACAGCTATTTGTGGTACTGATCTTTCGCTTCTGGAGAATAAGTATAAGGGGAAGAAACCTGTTCCTATACCAATAATTCCGGGGCATGAAGGAGTAGGGATTATTACCGAGACTGGTAAGGGAGTAAAGAATTTTCAAGCAGGTGATAGGGTAGCCTTTGAAGCTCTCCAAGGTTGTGGCCAATGTCCTGATTGTAAATTAGGAAATAAAAATATGTGTCAGTATTGGGAACATTTAGGTCTTACCTGTAATGGTACCTTTGCTGAATACATTCTAGTTCCCAGTGAATTAGTCCATAAACTACCTGATAATATATCCTTTAAGAATTCCTCTTGTCTGGCACCCATGGGATTAACAGTAAGGTCGTTAGCAAATGTTAAGCCTGTGCTGGGTGATACCGCAGCTATTATCGGACCTGGGAAAATAGGGCTTTTCCATTTACAGGCTTTAAAAGCATCTGGAGTCACAGAGGTATATGTGATCGGATTGGATAGAGATAAAAAAAGATTTGAAATTGCCAAAAGATTAGGAGCAAACTTTATTATCAATGCAGATAAGGAAGATCCTTTGAAAAAGGTAATGGATTTAACCAGAGGAAGAGGAGCAGATATGGTCATTGAAACTGCTCATTCTCCGCAATGTTTTTCTCTGGCCATAGAATTAGCTGCTCCTAAAGCTCGAGTTTCAACTTTCGGTCTTTACCTGGAAGCAACTATTGCTCCCATTCAGGTAATCCGAAAAGGATTAACTATTTGTGGGGACGTGGCACTTTTAACCAAACATTTTATTAGAGCAATTCGCTGGGTAGAAATAGGCAAGGTGTTAGCTGAGCCGGTTATTACTCGAAGTTTTCCTTTAGAAGAGGCCGAAGAAGCAATTAGAGTATTCAAGAAAGGTACTGAAGGTGCAGTTATCTTAGAAAACTAG